From Channa argus isolate prfri chromosome 18, Channa argus male v1.0, whole genome shotgun sequence, the proteins below share one genomic window:
- the si:ch211-222n4.2 gene encoding coiled-coil domain-containing protein 74A isoform X2 encodes MSSKNLPSVRHLPHWTRVGRLGKPRTPRRVAANQLQPLPVDLSADRGVGRAAPLTRQDDADPRVASMQRNIQFLQEQHKETLEKLHVEIEYLRRENKELQYKLIMEPPKSSKKGLTHGGKGIRPPSQGSEAHTKLYLEEPLQDMRPAKDQALSLGDGGECFGSTRQDHGLEVKGGLITSLQPLRIQISPSHPPHTPTLQECEVIIRQLYNANSLQSQEIIRVKALLRDIVLSKKITPENYILTKAYLVDGTRKFSEERKLPKLGLQTFPEKISHMSLSQVTAL; translated from the exons GTAGCGGCGAACCAACTGCAGCCGCTACCTGTTGATCTGTCAGCGGACAGAGGAGTGGGGCGAGCTGCACCGCTGACCCGTCAGGACGACGCGGACCCCCGCGTCGCATCAATGCAGAGGAATATCCAGTTTCTGCAAGAGCAACACAAGGAGACTCTCGAGAAGCTCCATGTAGAGATCGAGTATCTCAGACGAGAGAATAAAG AGTTGCAGTATAAGCTGATAATGGAGCCTCCCAAGTCAAGCAAAAAAG GACTTACACACGGGGGAAAAGGCATTAGACCACCTAGTCAGGGAAGTGAAGCCCATACAAAACTCTACCTGGAGGAACCACTACAGGACATGCGACCTGCTAAGGACCAGGCATTAAG CCTTGGAGATGGTGGGGAATGTTTCGGATCCACCAGGCAGGACCATGGCCTTGAGGTGAAGGGAGGTCTTATCACTTCATTACAGCCTCTTCGAATTCAGATCAGCCCCTCACATCCCCCACACACTCCAACACTACAGGAATGTGAGGTCATCATCCGGCAGCTGTACAATGCTAACAGTTTACAGTCTCAGGAA ATTATACGTGTGAAGGCATTGCTGAGAGACATTGTTTTAAGCAAAAAAATCACCCCAGAAAACTACATTCTGACCAAGGCCTACCTTGTTGATGGTACCCG cAAATtttcagaagaaagaaaactccCCAAACTTGGTCTTCAAACATTCCcagaaaaaat TTCACATATGTCTCTTTCCCAGGTCACAGCCCTCTGA
- the crkl gene encoding crk-like protein, with the protein MSTARFDSSDRSAWYFGPVSRQEAQNRLQGQRHGMFLVRDSSTCPGDYVLSVSENSKVSHYIINSLPSKRFKIGDQEFEHLPALLEFYKIHYLDTTTLIEPAPRYPSTVSCPIQPIGGQEENVEYVRTLFDFNGSDAEDLPFKKGEILIILEKPEEQWWSAKSKDGRVGMIPVPYVEKIVRPPPHIGQSSHGSRNSNSYGIPEPAHSLVHAYAQPQTPSPLPPGTPGAVITPLPSIQNGPVMAKAIQKRVPCAYDKTALALEVGDIVKVTRMNISGQWEGEVNGRRGLFPFTHVKIIDPQNPDESD; encoded by the exons ATGTCAACTGCTCGTTTTGATTCGTCAGATCGCTCCGCTTGGTATTTTGGACCTGTGTCACGACAAGAGGCACAGAATAGGTTACAGGGACAGAGACATGGTATGTTTCTTGTTCGAGACTCGTCGACCTGCCCAGGCGACTACGtgctgtcagtatctgaaaacTCAAAAGTGTCCCACTATATTATCAACTCTTTGCCCAGCAAGAGGTTTAAGATAGGTGACCAAGAATTTGAACACCTTCCTGCTCTTCTGGAGTTCTACAAAATCCATTACCTAGATACGACCACGCTGATAGAGCCAGCACCCAG GTACCCAAGCACAGTGAGTTGTCCCATCCAGCCCATAGGTGGCCAAGAGGAGAATGTGGAGTATGTGCGGACTCTGTTTGACTTCAATGGGAGTGATGCAGAGGACCTTCCCTTCAAGAAAGGGGAAATCCTCATCATCCTGGAGAAGCCAGAGGAGCAGTGGTGGAGTGCCAAGAGTAAAGATGGGCGTGTCGGGATGATCCCTGTTCCCTACGTAGAGAAAATAGTACGACCTCCACCCCACATTGGCCAGTCTTCCCATGGATCTCGCAACTCAAACAGCTATGGGATTCCTGAGCCTGCCCATTCCCTTGTCCATGCATATGCCCAACCCCAGACACCTTCACCATTGCCCCCTGGCACACCTGGAGCAGTTATCACCCCTCTACCTTCCATTCAGAATGGCCCAGTCATGGCAAAAGCCATCCAGAAACGAGTGCCATGCGCCTATGACAAAACGGCTCTCGCCTTAGAG GTTGGTGACATTGTTAAGGTTACACGAATGAACATCAGTGGTCAGTGGGAGGGAGAGGTGAACGGGCGGAGGGGTCTCTTCCCATTCACTCATGTCAAAATCATCGACCCCCAGAATCCAGATGAGAGTGACTGA
- the si:ch211-222n4.2 gene encoding coiled-coil domain-containing protein 74A isoform X1, translating into MSSKNLPSVRHLPHWTRVGRLGKPRTPRRVAANQLQPLPVDLSADRGVGRAAPLTRQDDADPRVASMQRNIQFLQEQHKETLEKLHVEIEYLRRENKELQYKLIMEPPKSSKKGLTHGGKGIRPPSQGSEAHTKLYLEEPLQDMRPAKDQALSLGDGGECFGSTRQDHGLEVKGGLITSLQPLRIQISPSHPPHTPTLQECEVIIRQLYNANSLQSQEIIRVKALLRDIVLSKKITPENYILTKAYLVDGTRKFSEERKLPKLGLQTFPEKMSQPSESGLVLPALKQNLTSTIAERQRRTHAVQRDRFKRTVR; encoded by the exons GTAGCGGCGAACCAACTGCAGCCGCTACCTGTTGATCTGTCAGCGGACAGAGGAGTGGGGCGAGCTGCACCGCTGACCCGTCAGGACGACGCGGACCCCCGCGTCGCATCAATGCAGAGGAATATCCAGTTTCTGCAAGAGCAACACAAGGAGACTCTCGAGAAGCTCCATGTAGAGATCGAGTATCTCAGACGAGAGAATAAAG AGTTGCAGTATAAGCTGATAATGGAGCCTCCCAAGTCAAGCAAAAAAG GACTTACACACGGGGGAAAAGGCATTAGACCACCTAGTCAGGGAAGTGAAGCCCATACAAAACTCTACCTGGAGGAACCACTACAGGACATGCGACCTGCTAAGGACCAGGCATTAAG CCTTGGAGATGGTGGGGAATGTTTCGGATCCACCAGGCAGGACCATGGCCTTGAGGTGAAGGGAGGTCTTATCACTTCATTACAGCCTCTTCGAATTCAGATCAGCCCCTCACATCCCCCACACACTCCAACACTACAGGAATGTGAGGTCATCATCCGGCAGCTGTACAATGCTAACAGTTTACAGTCTCAGGAA ATTATACGTGTGAAGGCATTGCTGAGAGACATTGTTTTAAGCAAAAAAATCACCCCAGAAAACTACATTCTGACCAAGGCCTACCTTGTTGATGGTACCCG cAAATtttcagaagaaagaaaactccCCAAACTTGGTCTTCAAACATTCCcagaaaaaat GTCACAGCCCTCTGAGTCTGGCTTGGTCCTCCCAGCCCTGAAGCAGAATCTTACCTCAACCATTGCAGAAAGACAGAGGCGAACCCATGCTGTGCAGAGAGATCGTTTCAAAAGAACTGTGAGGTGA